Proteins from a genomic interval of Zingiber officinale cultivar Zhangliang chromosome 1B, Zo_v1.1, whole genome shotgun sequence:
- the LOC121985022 gene encoding uncharacterized protein LOC121985022 isoform X2 encodes MSLACCLPVLECVYCLACARWAWKRLLHSAGHDSETWGLASPVEFEPVPRLCRYILAVYEDDLDHPQWAPPGGYGIDTHWVVLRKTYQNTHGNAPPYLIYVDHRNSDIVLAIRGFNFAQEGDYTVLLDNSLGKRKFSGGYVHNGLLRAAIWVFDEECKVLKDLLEVNPEYTLTFAGHSLGSGVAALLAMVAVHSLDKLGNVERNRIRCFAIAPARCVSLNLAVRYADVINSVVLQDDFLPRTATPLEDIFKSLFCLPCLLCLRCMADTCIPEDAMVRDPRRLYAPGRLYHIIERKPFRCGRFPPVVRTAVPVDGRFEHIVLSCNATSDHAIIWIERESQHALNIKVKEKWTSSGGWRSMQIKMCVAGTGIKDSKGF; translated from the exons ATGTCACTTGCTTGCTGCCTTCCTGTCCTCGAGTGCGTCTACTGCCTCGCCTGCGCTCGCTGGGCCTGGAAGCGCCTCCTCCACAGCGCCGGCCACGACAGTGAGACCTGGGGCCTGGCGTCGCCCGTAGAGTTTGAGCCCGTGCCTCGGCTCTGCCGCTACATTCTCGCAGTCTATGAGGACGATCTCGACCATCCTCAATGGGCACCACCGGGAGGCTACGGCATCGATACCCACTGGGTCGTCCTCCGCAAGACCTACCAGAACACCCATGGCAACGCACCGCCGTATCTGATCTACGTTGATCATAGAAATTCTGACATCGTCTTGGCAATAAGAGGCTTCAATTTTGCTCAAGAGGGCGATTACACCGTTCTGTTGGATAATAGTCTTGGAAAGAGGAAATTTTCTGGTGGTTACGTTCACAATGGTCTTCTGCGAGCTGCTATTTGGGTCTTTGATGAGGAGTGCAAAGTTTTGAAGGACCTGTTGGAGGTGAATCCCGAGTACACTCTTACATTTGCCGGCCATTCTTTGGGATCTGGTGTCGCTGCGCTGTTAGCAATGGTGGCTGTTCATAGTCTTGACAAATTGGGGAATGTGGAGAGGAATAGGATTAGGTGTTTTGCTATTGCCCCTGCAAGATGCGTCTCACTTAATTTGGCTGTTAGATATGCAGATGTCATCAATTCAGTTGTTCTGCAG GATGATTTCTTGCCTCGGACAGCAACACCTCTGGAAGATATATTCAAGTCACTTTTCTG tttaccatgcttgttatgtctAAGATGCATGGCGGATACATGCATACCAGAGGATGCTATGGTAAGAGATCCCCGGAGACTCTATGCACCAGGAAGGCTCTATCATATTATTGAGAGGAAGCCATTCAG GTGTGGAAGATTTCCACCTGTTGTTAGAACAGCTGTGCCGGTAGATGGACGATTTGAACATATTGTTCTTTCGTGCAATGCTACATCAGATCATGCCATTATTTGGATAGAAAGAGAATCCCAACATGCCTTGAAT ataaaggtaaaggaaaagtggaccagtagcggaggctggaggtcaatgcagatcaagatgtgtgtggcaggaactggaataaaagattctaagggattttag
- the LOC121985022 gene encoding uncharacterized protein LOC121985022 isoform X1, with translation MSLACCLPVLECVYCLACARWAWKRLLHSAGHDSETWGLASPVEFEPVPRLCRYILAVYEDDLDHPQWAPPGGYGIDTHWVVLRKTYQNTHGNAPPYLIYVDHRNSDIVLAIRGFNFAQEGDYTVLLDNSLGKRKFSGGYVHNGLLRAAIWVFDEECKVLKDLLEVNPEYTLTFAGHSLGSGVAALLAMVAVHSLDKLGNVERNRIRCFAIAPARCVSLNLAVRYADVINSVVLQDDFLPRTATPLEDIFKSLFCLPCLLCLRCMADTCIPEDAMVRDPRRLYAPGRLYHIIERKPFRCGRFPPVVRTAVPVDGRFEHIVLSCNATSDHAIIWIERESQHALNLMMESEMLMEIPPMPRMERQKTLTKEHNKEHKAALQRAILMSVPDAYSASEYGTFDDNNPIMDAEVIPSSSTNNIHNSKWTEWIKRVFEKNDSGEMVLRRTTSTSS, from the exons ATGTCACTTGCTTGCTGCCTTCCTGTCCTCGAGTGCGTCTACTGCCTCGCCTGCGCTCGCTGGGCCTGGAAGCGCCTCCTCCACAGCGCCGGCCACGACAGTGAGACCTGGGGCCTGGCGTCGCCCGTAGAGTTTGAGCCCGTGCCTCGGCTCTGCCGCTACATTCTCGCAGTCTATGAGGACGATCTCGACCATCCTCAATGGGCACCACCGGGAGGCTACGGCATCGATACCCACTGGGTCGTCCTCCGCAAGACCTACCAGAACACCCATGGCAACGCACCGCCGTATCTGATCTACGTTGATCATAGAAATTCTGACATCGTCTTGGCAATAAGAGGCTTCAATTTTGCTCAAGAGGGCGATTACACCGTTCTGTTGGATAATAGTCTTGGAAAGAGGAAATTTTCTGGTGGTTACGTTCACAATGGTCTTCTGCGAGCTGCTATTTGGGTCTTTGATGAGGAGTGCAAAGTTTTGAAGGACCTGTTGGAGGTGAATCCCGAGTACACTCTTACATTTGCCGGCCATTCTTTGGGATCTGGTGTCGCTGCGCTGTTAGCAATGGTGGCTGTTCATAGTCTTGACAAATTGGGGAATGTGGAGAGGAATAGGATTAGGTGTTTTGCTATTGCCCCTGCAAGATGCGTCTCACTTAATTTGGCTGTTAGATATGCAGATGTCATCAATTCAGTTGTTCTGCAG GATGATTTCTTGCCTCGGACAGCAACACCTCTGGAAGATATATTCAAGTCACTTTTCTG tttaccatgcttgttatgtctAAGATGCATGGCGGATACATGCATACCAGAGGATGCTATGGTAAGAGATCCCCGGAGACTCTATGCACCAGGAAGGCTCTATCATATTATTGAGAGGAAGCCATTCAG GTGTGGAAGATTTCCACCTGTTGTTAGAACAGCTGTGCCGGTAGATGGACGATTTGAACATATTGTTCTTTCGTGCAATGCTACATCAGATCATGCCATTATTTGGATAGAAAGAGAATCCCAACATGCCTTGAAT TTAATGATGGAGAGTGAAATGCTAATGGAGATTCCTCCAATGCCAAGGATGGAGAGGCAAAAGACGCTCACCAAGGAGCACAACAAAGAGCACAAAGCTGCACTTCAGCGTGCCATTCTAATGTCTGTGCCAGATGCATATTCAGCATCAGAATATGGCACGTTTGATGATAATAATCCAATTATGGATGCCGAGGTTATTCCATCATCGtctaccaacaatatacacaatTCAAAATGGACTGAGTGGATTAAAAGGGTTTTTGAGAAAAATGACTCGGGAGAGATGGTGCTGCGAAGAACAACGTCAACAAGCTCGTAA